One Streptomyces sp. ML-6 genomic region harbors:
- a CDS encoding betaine/proline/choline family ABC transporter ATP-binding protein, whose product MIRFEHVTKRYADGTTAVDDLSFEVAEGELVTLVGPSGCGKTTTMKMVNRLTEPTEGRIFLDGDDISAIDPVRLRRRIGYVIQQVGLFPHRTILENTATVPHLLGWKRGKGRERAAELLDLVGLDPSVYGDRYPEQLSGGQRQRVGVARALAADPPVLLMDEPFGAVDPVVRERLQNEFLKLQEKVRKTVLFVTHDIEEAVRLGDRIAVYGQGSIEQFDSPATVLGAPATPYVADFVGADRGLKRLSVTPVEESDLDHPPVVRLDDPLAEATGRLRAEGARWAVVLDREDNLYGWLPATATTPAPAPGAPTDGTVRAHARTMEARLPLGAPLKQAFATMLQHDAGWIAVVDGSDGGRFLGVLTPTRLHEALRRSIDADARDVPRAGVAVESVASTRSS is encoded by the coding sequence ATGATCCGATTCGAGCACGTCACCAAGCGGTACGCGGACGGCACCACCGCCGTCGACGACCTTTCCTTCGAGGTCGCCGAGGGTGAACTGGTCACGCTCGTCGGACCCTCGGGATGCGGCAAGACGACCACCATGAAGATGGTGAACCGGCTGACCGAACCGACCGAGGGACGGATATTCCTCGACGGGGACGACATATCCGCCATCGATCCCGTCCGGCTGCGCCGCCGTATCGGCTATGTGATCCAGCAGGTGGGACTCTTCCCGCACCGCACGATCCTGGAGAACACCGCGACCGTCCCCCATCTCCTGGGCTGGAAACGGGGAAAGGGGCGGGAGCGTGCCGCGGAACTCCTCGACCTTGTCGGACTCGATCCTTCCGTTTATGGCGACCGCTATCCGGAACAGCTCTCCGGCGGTCAGCGCCAACGCGTCGGCGTGGCCCGTGCGCTGGCCGCGGATCCGCCGGTACTGCTGATGGACGAGCCTTTCGGCGCGGTCGATCCGGTCGTGCGGGAACGCCTGCAGAACGAATTCCTGAAACTCCAGGAAAAGGTCCGCAAAACCGTGCTGTTCGTCACCCACGACATCGAGGAGGCGGTCCGGCTCGGGGACCGCATCGCCGTCTACGGGCAGGGCTCCATCGAGCAGTTCGACTCCCCGGCCACCGTGCTCGGCGCCCCGGCCACCCCGTACGTCGCGGACTTCGTCGGCGCCGACCGCGGCCTCAAGCGGCTGTCCGTGACCCCCGTCGAGGAGAGCGACCTCGACCACCCGCCGGTCGTCCGCCTCGACGACCCCCTGGCGGAGGCGACCGGACGGCTGCGGGCCGAGGGGGCGCGCTGGGCCGTCGTGCTGGACCGCGAGGACAACCTGTACGGCTGGCTCCCGGCCACCGCCACCACCCCCGCCCCCGCCCCCGGCGCACCCACCGACGGGACGGTGCGCGCCCACGCCCGCACGATGGAGGCGCGGCTGCCCCTCGGCGCCCCGCTCAAGCAGGCGTTCGCCACCATGCTCCAGCACGACGCCGGCTGGATCGCCGTCGTGGACGGGAGCGACGGCGGCCGTTTCCTCGGCGTGCTCACCCCGACCCGGCTGCACGAGGCGCTGCGCCGCTCGATCGACGCGGACGCCCGGGACGTCCCGCGCGCCGGGGTGGCGGTCGAGAGCGTGGCGAGCACCCGCTCGTCCTGA
- the folP gene encoding dihydropteroate synthase, protein MGVVNVTPDSFSDGGRWFDTTAAVKHGLDLVAEGADLIDVGGESTRPGASRVDASEELRRVVPVVRGLAAEGVTVSVDTMRARVAEEAVAAGAALVNDVSGGLADPDMVPVVAASGAPFVVMHWRGFSESMNSRAVYGDVVAEVVAELRERMDAVVAGGIAPERIVIDPGLGFAKEAAHDLALVAHLDALRALGRPLLVAASRKRFLGHVLAGEGLAPPPARERDAATAAVSALSAHAGAWAVRVHEVRATADAVRVARAVEGAA, encoded by the coding sequence ATGGGTGTCGTGAACGTCACCCCGGACTCCTTCTCCGACGGGGGCCGCTGGTTCGACACCACGGCCGCGGTCAAACACGGCCTCGACCTGGTCGCCGAGGGCGCCGACCTGATCGACGTCGGCGGCGAGTCCACCCGCCCCGGCGCCAGTCGGGTGGACGCCTCGGAGGAGCTGCGGCGCGTCGTCCCGGTGGTCCGGGGCCTGGCGGCCGAAGGGGTCACGGTCTCCGTGGACACCATGCGGGCCCGGGTCGCCGAGGAGGCCGTCGCGGCCGGGGCCGCCCTGGTCAACGACGTGAGCGGCGGCCTCGCCGACCCGGACATGGTCCCGGTCGTCGCCGCGTCCGGCGCCCCGTTCGTGGTGATGCACTGGCGCGGCTTCAGCGAGTCCATGAACAGCCGGGCGGTGTACGGGGACGTGGTCGCCGAGGTCGTCGCCGAGCTGCGGGAGCGGATGGACGCCGTGGTGGCGGGCGGCATCGCGCCGGAACGGATCGTGATCGACCCCGGTCTCGGCTTCGCCAAGGAGGCCGCCCACGACCTCGCCCTGGTCGCCCACCTCGACGCGCTGCGCGCCCTGGGCCGCCCGCTGCTGGTCGCCGCCTCCCGCAAGCGGTTCCTCGGCCACGTACTGGCCGGCGAGGGCCTCGCGCCACCGCCCGCCCGCGAACGCGACGCCGCCACCGCGGCGGTCTCCGCGCTCTCCGCCCACGCGGGCGCCTGGGCCGTCCGGGTCCACGAGGTACGGGCCACCGCCGACGCCGTACGGGTCGCCCGCGCCGTCGAGGGAGCCGCGTGA
- a CDS encoding phosphatidylglycerol lysyltransferase domain-containing protein, whose product MSVTLDGDKSGSVPGPVRRFVRGPRPESVPALVGTACTVVGLIDIAAGVFPRFRHSRMHTLAEVLPGALGPFAAALSLSTGILLLLLAHGLKRRKRRAWRAAVVLLPAGALAQFTYRHSVLGTLVSLTLCLLLVRHRGEFAALPDPRSRWRALANFVLLGAGSIALGLVVVSAHPGRVVGSPSIADRLQHVLYGMFGLEGPVDYSGDTSWTVAYSLGALGLLTAVTTIYLAFRPEHPAARLTEDDEARLRALLEKHGGRDSLGHFALRRDKGVVFSPSGKAAVCYRVVSGVMLASGDPIGDVEAWPGAIERFMDEARAHSWTPAVMGCSETGGEVWTRETGLDALELGDEAVVDVADFSLAGRPMRNVRQMVKRIERLGYETRVRRVRDIGGAELDRIRRAAADWRGTDTERGFSMALGRIGDPADGDCVVATAHKAGEHPADSPYGDLKAVLHFVPWGEDGMSLDLMRRDRSADPGMNELLIVAALQAAPRLSVERVSLNFAMFRSALARGEKLGAGPVLRVWRGLLIFLSRWFQIESLYKFNAKFRPRWEPRFVVYRTARDLPRISLAAMRAEGFVNVSLPRPLARRFPAPAPRPCAHAPASGQEQHVRAA is encoded by the coding sequence ATGTCTGTCACGCTAGATGGGGATAAATCAGGATCGGTTCCGGGTCCGGTCCGCAGGTTCGTACGCGGCCCGCGCCCCGAGTCCGTACCGGCCCTGGTCGGCACCGCCTGCACCGTCGTCGGCCTGATCGACATCGCCGCGGGTGTCTTCCCGCGCTTCCGGCACAGCCGGATGCACACCCTGGCCGAGGTGCTGCCCGGCGCCCTCGGGCCGTTCGCCGCCGCCCTCTCGCTGAGCACGGGCATCCTCCTGCTGCTGCTCGCCCACGGCCTCAAACGGCGCAAGCGGCGGGCCTGGCGGGCCGCCGTCGTCCTGCTGCCGGCCGGGGCGCTGGCGCAGTTCACCTACCGGCACTCGGTCCTCGGCACCCTCGTCTCGCTGACCCTGTGCCTGCTGCTGGTCCGGCACCGCGGCGAGTTCGCCGCCCTGCCCGACCCCCGGAGCCGCTGGCGGGCCCTGGCCAACTTCGTGCTCCTCGGCGCGGGCTCGATCGCCCTCGGCCTCGTCGTCGTCAGCGCCCACCCGGGCCGGGTCGTGGGCAGCCCCAGCATCGCCGACCGCCTCCAGCACGTGCTGTACGGGATGTTCGGCCTCGAAGGCCCCGTCGACTACTCCGGGGACACCTCCTGGACCGTGGCGTACTCCCTCGGCGCCCTCGGCCTGCTGACCGCCGTCACCACCATCTACCTCGCCTTCCGCCCCGAGCACCCGGCGGCCCGCCTCACCGAGGACGACGAGGCCCGGCTGCGCGCCCTGCTGGAGAAGCACGGCGGCCGGGACTCGCTCGGCCACTTCGCGCTCCGCCGCGACAAGGGCGTCGTCTTCTCCCCCAGCGGCAAGGCCGCCGTCTGCTACCGCGTCGTGTCCGGGGTGATGCTGGCCAGCGGCGACCCGATCGGCGACGTGGAGGCGTGGCCCGGCGCGATCGAACGGTTCATGGACGAGGCCCGGGCCCACTCCTGGACCCCCGCCGTGATGGGCTGCAGCGAGACCGGCGGCGAGGTCTGGACCCGCGAGACCGGCCTCGACGCACTGGAACTCGGCGACGAGGCGGTGGTGGACGTCGCGGATTTCTCGCTCGCCGGGCGGCCGATGCGCAACGTACGCCAGATGGTGAAGCGCATCGAACGGCTCGGCTACGAGACCCGGGTCCGCCGCGTCCGTGACATCGGCGGGGCCGAACTGGACCGCATCCGCCGCGCCGCCGCCGACTGGCGCGGCACCGACACCGAGCGCGGCTTCTCCATGGCGCTCGGCCGGATCGGCGACCCCGCCGACGGGGACTGCGTCGTCGCGACCGCCCACAAGGCCGGCGAGCACCCCGCCGACTCCCCGTACGGCGACCTGAAGGCCGTGCTCCACTTCGTCCCGTGGGGCGAGGACGGCATGTCCCTCGACCTGATGCGCCGCGACCGCTCCGCCGACCCCGGCATGAACGAACTGCTGATCGTCGCCGCCCTCCAGGCGGCCCCCCGGCTCTCGGTCGAACGCGTCTCGCTGAACTTCGCGATGTTCCGCTCGGCGCTCGCCCGGGGCGAGAAGCTGGGCGCCGGACCGGTGCTGCGCGTCTGGCGCGGACTGCTGATCTTCCTGTCGCGCTGGTTCCAGATCGAGTCGCTGTACAAGTTCAACGCCAAGTTCCGGCCCCGCTGGGAGCCCCGCTTCGTGGTCTACCGGACCGCCCGCGACCTGCCCCGCATCTCGCTCGCCGCCATGCGGGCGGAGGGCTTCGTGAACGTCTCGCTGCCCCGCCCCCTCGCCCGGCGTTTCCCGGCCCCGGCCCCCCGGCCCTGCGCCCACGCCCCGGCCTCCGGGCAGGAGCAGCACGTACGCGCGGCGTAG
- the hpt gene encoding hypoxanthine phosphoribosyltransferase: MGTDLQSVLLTKEEIDAKLVELAAKIDAEYAGKDLLIVGVLKGAVMVMADLARALSTPVTMDWMAVSSYGAGTQSSGVVRILKDLDTDIKGKHVLIVEDIIDSGLTLSWLMSNLGSREPASLEICTLLRKPDAAKVALDCKWVGFDIPNEFVVGYGLDYAEKYRNLPFVATLAPHVYGG; this comes from the coding sequence ATGGGCACCGACCTCCAGTCGGTGCTCCTCACCAAGGAAGAGATCGACGCGAAGCTCGTCGAGCTGGCCGCGAAGATCGACGCGGAGTACGCGGGCAAGGACCTGCTCATCGTCGGCGTCCTCAAGGGCGCGGTCATGGTGATGGCGGACCTGGCGCGCGCGCTGTCCACCCCCGTCACCATGGACTGGATGGCCGTCTCGTCGTACGGCGCGGGCACCCAGTCCTCCGGCGTGGTCCGGATCCTCAAGGACCTGGACACCGACATCAAGGGCAAGCACGTCCTGATCGTCGAGGACATCATCGACTCGGGCCTGACCCTGTCCTGGCTGATGTCGAACCTCGGCTCGCGCGAGCCGGCGTCCCTGGAGATCTGCACCCTGCTGCGCAAGCCGGACGCGGCCAAGGTCGCGCTCGACTGCAAGTGGGTCGGTTTCGACATCCCCAACGAGTTCGTCGTCGGATACGGGCTGGACTACGCGGAGAAGTACCGCAACCTCCCCTTCGTCGCCACCCTCGCCCCGCACGTCTACGGCGGCTGA
- the folB gene encoding dihydroneopterin aldolase — MDRVALRGLKARGHHGVFPREREEGQTFIVDLVLGLDTRPAAATDDLAKTVHYGIVAEEVVKVVQGEPVDLIETLAERIARTCLEHEGVEEVEVVVHKPDAPITVPFDDVTITITRSRT; from the coding sequence GTGGATCGTGTCGCGCTGCGCGGCCTCAAGGCCCGTGGACACCACGGCGTTTTTCCCCGGGAACGGGAAGAGGGCCAGACGTTCATCGTGGACCTGGTGCTCGGCCTCGACACCCGCCCCGCGGCGGCCACCGACGACCTGGCCAAGACGGTGCACTACGGCATCGTCGCGGAGGAGGTCGTCAAGGTGGTGCAGGGGGAACCCGTCGACCTGATCGAGACGCTCGCGGAACGCATCGCCCGGACGTGCCTCGAGCACGAAGGGGTCGAGGAGGTGGAGGTCGTGGTGCACAAGCCGGACGCGCCGATCACCGTCCCCTTCGACGACGTCACCATCACCATCACCCGGAGTCGGACATGA
- the folE gene encoding GTP cyclohydrolase I FolE yields MTDPVTLDGQGSIGEFDEKRAEAAVRELLIAVGEDPDREGLRETPGRVARAYKEIFAGLYQEPEDVLTTTFDLGHDEMVLVKDIEVFSTCEHHLVPFRGVAHVGYIPATTGKITGLSKLARLVDVYARRPQVQERLTTQIAESLMEILEPRGVIVVIECEHMCMSMRGIRKPGAKTLTSAVRGQLRDPATRAEAMSLIMAS; encoded by the coding sequence ATGACCGACCCGGTGACGCTGGACGGCCAGGGCTCGATCGGCGAGTTCGACGAGAAGCGGGCCGAGGCGGCGGTACGCGAACTCCTCATCGCGGTGGGCGAGGACCCGGACCGCGAGGGACTGCGCGAGACGCCGGGGCGGGTGGCGCGGGCGTACAAGGAGATATTCGCGGGCCTGTACCAGGAGCCCGAGGACGTCCTCACGACCACGTTCGACCTGGGTCACGACGAGATGGTCCTGGTCAAGGACATCGAAGTGTTCTCGACCTGTGAACACCATCTGGTGCCGTTCCGGGGCGTCGCGCACGTCGGGTACATCCCGGCCACCACCGGGAAGATCACCGGTCTGTCGAAGCTGGCCCGGCTCGTCGACGTCTACGCCCGTCGTCCGCAGGTGCAGGAGCGGCTGACCACCCAGATCGCCGAGTCCCTGATGGAGATCCTGGAGCCGCGCGGGGTCATCGTCGTCATCGAGTGCGAGCACATGTGCATGTCGATGCGCGGCATCCGCAAGCCGGGGGCGAAGACGCTGACCTCGGCGGTGCGCGGGCAGCTGCGCGATCCCGCGACGCGCGCCGAGGCCATGAGCCTGATCATGGCGAGCTGA
- a CDS encoding nuclear transport factor 2 family protein, whose protein sequence is MSGGRDEHAEAAADIAAVEEANTAFYEAVERGDFEELSRLWLPGEDLTVSCVHPGWPVLTGRGEVLRSYALIMANTEYIQFFLTDVVVAMTGDTALVTCTENILSGGPAEDGNALGPLVGQLVVATNVFRHTPDGWKLWSHHGSPVLAETGEEEGEESSS, encoded by the coding sequence GTGAGCGGGGGCCGCGACGAGCACGCGGAGGCGGCCGCCGACATCGCGGCCGTCGAAGAGGCCAACACCGCCTTCTACGAGGCGGTGGAACGCGGCGACTTCGAGGAGCTCTCCCGGCTCTGGCTGCCCGGCGAGGACCTCACCGTCTCCTGCGTCCACCCCGGCTGGCCGGTGCTGACCGGGCGCGGCGAGGTGCTGCGCAGTTACGCCCTGATCATGGCGAACACCGAGTACATCCAGTTCTTCCTGACCGACGTCGTGGTCGCCATGACCGGGGACACCGCCCTGGTGACCTGCACCGAGAACATCCTCAGTGGCGGCCCCGCGGAGGACGGCAACGCGCTCGGCCCGCTGGTCGGCCAACTCGTCGTGGCCACCAATGTGTTCCGTCACACACCCGACGGCTGGAAACTCTGGTCCCACCACGGCTCGCCCGTGCTGGCCGAGACCGGCGAGGAGGAGGGCGAGGAGTCCTCCTCCTGA
- the folK gene encoding 2-amino-4-hydroxy-6-hydroxymethyldihydropteridine diphosphokinase — MTAFSAKGQSDPTVQPVPASVVEQVDAADTTLSNPKLAVISLGSSLGNRLETLQGAVDALEDTPGLRVKAVSPVYETEPWGVDPGSQPSYFNAVIIVRTTLPPSSLLERGQAVEEAFDRVREERWGPRTIDVDIVTYADVVSDDPVLTLPHPRAHERAFVLAPWHDIDPGAQLPGAGPVAELLAAVGREGVLPRPDLELRLPE, encoded by the coding sequence ATGACCGCGTTTTCCGCCAAGGGGCAGAGCGACCCGACCGTGCAGCCGGTACCCGCCTCCGTGGTCGAGCAGGTCGACGCCGCGGACACCACCCTGTCCAACCCCAAGCTCGCCGTGATCTCCCTGGGGTCCAGCCTGGGCAACCGCCTGGAGACCCTCCAGGGGGCCGTCGACGCCCTGGAGGACACCCCCGGCCTGCGGGTCAAGGCGGTCTCCCCGGTGTACGAGACGGAGCCCTGGGGCGTCGACCCCGGCTCGCAGCCCTCGTACTTCAACGCGGTGATCATCGTGCGGACGACCCTGCCCCCGTCGTCCCTCCTGGAGCGCGGCCAGGCCGTCGAGGAGGCCTTCGACCGGGTCCGCGAGGAGCGCTGGGGACCGCGCACCATAGACGTCGACATCGTGACGTACGCGGACGTCGTCTCCGACGACCCGGTGCTCACCCTCCCCCACCCCAGGGCCCACGAGCGGGCCTTCGTCCTCGCCCCGTGGCACGACATCGACCCCGGGGCCCAGCTGCCCGGCGCCGGACCCGTCGCGGAGCTGCTGGCCGCCGTCGGCCGGGAGGGCGTGCTGCCCCGGCCCGATCTGGAACTCCGTCTGCCCGAGTAG
- a CDS encoding DUF3180 domain-containing protein has protein sequence MKQLRLGVLAGLFAAAGVLSWSGARLWDSLGTLPSVPLAAPIVLAVIAVILLATAFSIRSRLRAQRERRPGAKGVEPLMAARAVVFGQASALVVALVSGMYGGVGVFLLGSLDVPARRDQAIYAGFSVLAGIAVVAAALWLERICKLPDDDDHDDGGRGSAAA, from the coding sequence GTGAAGCAACTACGGCTCGGGGTACTGGCGGGCCTCTTCGCCGCGGCCGGGGTGCTCTCCTGGAGCGGCGCCCGGCTCTGGGACTCCCTGGGCACCCTGCCGAGCGTGCCCCTCGCCGCACCGATCGTGCTCGCGGTGATCGCCGTCATCCTGCTGGCCACGGCGTTCTCGATCCGCTCCCGGCTGCGCGCCCAGCGCGAGCGCCGACCGGGAGCCAAGGGCGTCGAACCCCTGATGGCCGCCCGAGCGGTCGTCTTCGGCCAGGCCAGCGCCCTGGTCGTCGCCCTGGTCTCCGGCATGTACGGCGGCGTCGGCGTCTTCCTGCTCGGCTCCCTCGACGTACCGGCCCGCCGCGACCAGGCGATCTACGCGGGCTTCTCGGTCCTGGCCGGCATCGCGGTCGTCGCCGCGGCCCTCTGGCTGGAACGCATCTGCAAGCTCCCGGACGACGACGACCACGACGACGGCGGCAGGGGCTCGGCGGCCGCGTAG
- the ftsH gene encoding ATP-dependent zinc metalloprotease FtsH, whose translation MDVKRYFRGPVMWIVLAVLAVVVLMQVVGSSGGYKSVDTGKVIQAISKDQVEQAKLTTGDEQIIKIELKKGQKLPGESGSKFQANYIGNQGVDLADTLQQKFESGAIDEGYTVSPSKQSPFISILLTLLPFILIVVVFLFLMNQMQGGGSRVMQFGKSKAKLITKDTPKTTFADVAGSDEAVEELQEIKEFLQEPAKFQAVGAKIPKGVLLYGPPGTGKTLLARAVAGEAGVPFYSISGSDFVEMFVGVGASRVRDLFEQAKANAPAIVFVDEIDAVGRHRGAGMGGGHDEREQTLNQLLVEMDGFDVKGGVILIAATNRPDILDPALLRPGRFDRQIAVDRPDMQGRLEILKVHQKGKPVAKDVDLGAVARRTPGFTGADLSNVLNEAALLTARGNQKLIDNKMLDEAIDRVVAGPQKRTRIMSEKEKKITAYHEGGHALVAAASPQADPVHKITILSRGRALGYTMVLPEEDKYSTTRNEMLDQLAYMLGGRAAEELVFHDPTTGAANDIEKATATARAMVTQYGMTERLGAIKFGGDNTEPFVGREMGHQRDYSEEVAALVDEEVKKLIETAHNDAWEILVENRDVLDNLVLQLLEKETLGKEEIAEIFAPIVKRPARPAWTGSSRRTPSTRPPVLSPKELALTNGATTANGSAVPTDTAPSTEAVPEERPEV comes from the coding sequence ATGGACGTGAAGCGATACTTCCGTGGGCCGGTCATGTGGATCGTGCTGGCCGTCCTCGCCGTGGTCGTGTTGATGCAGGTCGTCGGCTCGTCGGGCGGCTACAAATCGGTGGACACCGGCAAGGTGATCCAGGCGATCAGCAAGGACCAGGTGGAGCAGGCCAAGCTGACCACCGGTGACGAACAGATCATCAAGATCGAGTTGAAGAAGGGCCAGAAGCTCCCGGGCGAGTCCGGAAGCAAGTTCCAGGCGAACTACATCGGCAACCAGGGCGTCGACCTCGCCGACACGCTGCAGCAGAAGTTCGAGAGCGGCGCGATCGACGAGGGCTACACCGTCTCGCCGTCGAAGCAGTCCCCGTTCATCTCGATCCTCCTGACGCTGCTGCCCTTCATCCTGATCGTGGTCGTCTTCCTGTTCCTGATGAATCAGATGCAGGGCGGCGGCTCCCGGGTGATGCAGTTCGGGAAGTCCAAGGCCAAGCTGATCACCAAGGACACCCCCAAGACGACGTTCGCCGACGTGGCGGGGTCGGACGAGGCCGTCGAGGAGCTCCAGGAGATCAAGGAGTTCCTCCAGGAGCCGGCGAAGTTCCAGGCCGTCGGCGCCAAGATCCCCAAGGGCGTCCTGCTGTACGGGCCTCCCGGTACCGGCAAGACGCTGCTCGCGCGCGCCGTCGCCGGCGAGGCGGGCGTTCCCTTCTACTCGATCTCCGGCTCCGACTTCGTCGAGATGTTCGTGGGTGTCGGCGCCAGCCGGGTCCGCGACCTCTTCGAGCAGGCCAAGGCGAACGCCCCGGCGATCGTCTTCGTCGACGAGATCGACGCCGTCGGCCGGCACCGCGGCGCCGGCATGGGCGGCGGTCACGACGAGCGCGAGCAGACGCTCAACCAGCTGCTCGTCGAGATGGACGGCTTCGACGTGAAGGGCGGCGTCATCCTGATCGCCGCCACGAACCGGCCGGACATCCTCGACCCGGCGCTGCTGCGTCCGGGCCGCTTCGACCGGCAGATCGCGGTCGACAGGCCGGACATGCAGGGCCGTCTGGAGATCCTCAAGGTGCACCAGAAGGGCAAGCCGGTCGCGAAGGACGTCGATCTCGGCGCCGTCGCCCGCCGCACGCCCGGCTTCACCGGTGCCGATCTGTCGAACGTGCTGAACGAGGCGGCGCTCCTCACGGCGCGCGGCAACCAGAAGCTGATCGACAACAAGATGCTCGACGAGGCCATCGACCGCGTCGTGGCGGGCCCGCAGAAGCGGACCCGGATCATGTCCGAGAAGGAGAAGAAGATCACCGCGTACCACGAGGGCGGACACGCTCTGGTCGCGGCGGCCTCTCCCCAGGCGGACCCGGTCCACAAGATCACGATCCTCTCCCGCGGCCGTGCCCTCGGTTACACGATGGTGCTCCCGGAGGAGGACAAGTACTCCACGACGCGCAACGAGATGCTCGACCAGCTGGCCTACATGCTGGGCGGGCGCGCGGCCGAGGAGCTGGTCTTCCACGACCCGACCACCGGCGCGGCCAACGACATCGAGAAGGCCACCGCGACGGCCCGGGCGATGGTCACGCAGTACGGCATGACGGAGCGGCTCGGCGCGATCAAGTTCGGCGGCGACAACACCGAACCCTTCGTGGGCCGTGAGATGGGCCACCAGCGCGACTACTCGGAAGAGGTCGCGGCGCTCGTCGACGAAGAGGTCAAGAAGCTCATCGAGACCGCCCACAACGACGCGTGGGAGATCCTCGTCGAGAACCGCGACGTGCTGGACAACCTGGTCCTCCAGCTCCTGGAGAAGGAGACGCTCGGCAAGGAGGAGATCGCCGAGATCTTCGCCCCGATCGTGAAGCGCCCGGCCCGCCCGGCGTGGACCGGTTCCTCCCGGCGCACCCCGTCGACGCGCCCGCCGGTGCTCTCGCCGAAGGAGCTCGCCCTCACCAACGGCGCCACCACGGCGAACGGCTCGGCCGTCCCCACGGACACCGCCCCGAGCACCGAGGCGGTCCCCGAGGAGCGTCCCGAGGTCTGA
- a CDS encoding alpha/beta hydrolase-fold protein produces the protein MGLTSNVFLGLVAALAVAFFAATVWLWPRLARRGVRAVLGRIGLLLATQVTLFASVGLLANNSFLFYGSWDDLLGREQDLGVVTDHAAGTLATRNIVRVGVQLPDVPGAPRPERKGRIDKVVISGRESGIESPAYVYLPPEYFQPEFARRKFPAVVVLTGYPGTAENLLKGLKYPRTAYERVKAGRAQPMVLVMLRPTVAPPRDTECVDIENGPQTETFFAEDLPRVVSDTYRVGRLPRNWGIMGNSTGGYCALKIGLHHPDRFAASAGLSAYYKAAEDPTTGDLFHGDQGARDRADLLWSLDHLPKQPASSFLVTTSRRGEDNYRSTQRFIEKVKPPAQVSSIVLDSGGHNFNTWRREIPPALDWMSSRLSEN, from the coding sequence ATGGGCCTCACCAGCAATGTGTTCCTGGGTCTGGTCGCCGCGCTGGCGGTGGCGTTCTTCGCCGCCACGGTCTGGCTCTGGCCCCGGCTGGCCCGGCGCGGCGTGCGCGCGGTGCTCGGCCGGATCGGTCTGCTGCTGGCGACCCAGGTGACGCTCTTCGCCTCGGTCGGTCTGCTGGCCAACAATTCCTTCCTCTTCTACGGCTCGTGGGACGACCTGCTCGGCCGGGAACAGGACCTGGGGGTCGTCACGGACCACGCCGCCGGGACCCTGGCCACCAGGAACATCGTCCGGGTGGGGGTGCAGCTGCCGGACGTGCCGGGCGCCCCGCGGCCGGAGCGGAAGGGCCGGATCGACAAGGTCGTGATCTCGGGCCGGGAGTCGGGGATCGAGAGCCCGGCGTACGTGTACCTGCCGCCGGAGTACTTCCAGCCGGAGTTCGCCCGCCGGAAGTTCCCCGCCGTCGTCGTCCTCACCGGTTACCCGGGCACCGCGGAGAACCTGCTGAAAGGCCTCAAGTACCCGCGCACGGCGTACGAACGGGTGAAGGCCGGCCGGGCGCAGCCGATGGTCCTGGTGATGCTGCGGCCGACGGTGGCGCCGCCGAGGGACACCGAGTGCGTGGACATCGAGAACGGGCCGCAGACCGAGACGTTCTTCGCCGAGGACCTGCCGCGGGTGGTCTCGGACACGTACCGGGTCGGCAGGCTCCCCCGCAACTGGGGCATCATGGGCAACTCGACCGGCGGTTACTGCGCGCTGAAGATCGGGCTCCACCATCCGGACCGGTTCGCCGCGAGCGCCGGGCTCTCCGCGTACTACAAGGCGGCCGAGGACCCGACGACCGGCGACCTCTTCCACGGCGACCAGGGGGCGCGCGACCGGGCCGATCTGCTGTGGAGCCTGGACCACCTGCCGAAGCAGCCCGCCTCGTCCTTCCTGGTCACCACGTCCCGGCGGGGTGAGGACAACTACCGCTCCACGCAGCGGTTCATCGAGAAGGTGAAGCCGCCCGCCCAGGTCTCGTCGATCGTGCTGGACAGCGGGGGGCACAACTTCAACACCTGGCGGCGGGAGATCCCCCCGGCGCTGGACTGGATGAGCAGCCGGCTCAGCGAGAACTGA